In Mastigocladopsis repens PCC 10914, a single window of DNA contains:
- a CDS encoding ATP-binding protein has product MVQDFATLKRIYNSFDPFRPLPAGDPAYVDCGEVRGDGDILVEVGREILYSDRMTCQLYAGHRGAGKSTELLRLEKFLDEQGCFVVYFAADEQDVDPEDTQYTDILLACTRHLLEALKDNASPVPLLDWLKSRWQDLKDFAPDISLETLSIEQQIPLFAKITANLRTVPSSRHKIRERVNPHTTTLIEALNQFITDAKKHLPPGYKQLVVIADNLDRIVPISQEDGRSNHDQIFIDRSEQLKALDCHLIYTVPISMVYSNRATDLRDIYGADAQVLPMIMVQTPDNQSYQRGIDKVMEVLQKRISQIDPHLSIRNLFEQPEALEKLCLMSGGHVRNLLLLMKEAIKYTDRLPIPNRALQRSISEARNTYRNTVYANEWQALAKVYYSKQIDNDEMHRALLFQRCILEYRYLDPEGGIKCWYDIHPLIKGITEFQDAFTELYPSYDELGTN; this is encoded by the coding sequence ATGGTGCAAGATTTTGCAACTTTAAAACGCATATACAACAGTTTTGACCCATTTCGACCATTACCCGCAGGAGATCCAGCTTATGTAGATTGTGGGGAAGTGCGGGGAGATGGCGATATCTTGGTAGAGGTCGGTAGAGAAATTTTGTACTCAGATAGGATGACTTGTCAACTTTATGCAGGTCATCGCGGTGCAGGTAAATCCACTGAACTGCTGCGACTCGAGAAATTTTTAGATGAGCAAGGTTGCTTTGTTGTCTATTTTGCTGCTGATGAACAAGATGTTGATCCAGAAGATACTCAATATACGGATATTCTCCTAGCTTGTACACGACACTTACTAGAAGCATTAAAAGATAATGCTAGTCCTGTACCTTTGCTGGATTGGTTAAAATCCCGTTGGCAAGATTTAAAAGATTTTGCACCTGATATATCTTTAGAGACTCTAAGTATAGAACAGCAAATTCCCTTATTTGCCAAAATCACAGCCAATTTGAGAACAGTACCAAGTTCACGGCACAAAATACGAGAGCGAGTGAATCCCCATACAACAACTTTGATTGAGGCGTTGAATCAATTTATTACAGACGCAAAAAAACACTTACCACCAGGATATAAGCAACTGGTAGTGATTGCTGACAATCTAGATCGCATTGTGCCAATATCTCAAGAAGATGGACGTAGCAATCATGACCAGATTTTTATAGACCGTAGCGAACAACTTAAAGCCTTAGATTGCCATTTGATTTACACAGTGCCAATTTCAATGGTCTACTCTAACCGCGCTACAGATTTGCGAGATATTTATGGTGCTGATGCTCAAGTGTTGCCGATGATTATGGTGCAAACTCCTGACAATCAAAGCTACCAACGCGGAATTGATAAAGTTATGGAAGTGCTGCAAAAACGGATTAGTCAGATTGACCCTCATCTTTCTATCCGAAATTTATTTGAGCAGCCAGAAGCATTAGAGAAATTATGCTTGATGAGTGGGGGTCATGTGCGAAATTTGTTACTATTAATGAAGGAAGCAATTAAATATACTGATAGATTGCCCATTCCCAACAGAGCTTTACAACGGTCGATTAGCGAAGCACGAAATACTTATCGTAATACTGTTTATGCTAACGAATGGCAAGCACTTGCTAAAGTTTATTATTCAAAACAAATAGATAATGATGAAATGCATAGGGCTTTATTATTTCAGCGTTGTATTTTGGAATATCGCTATCTAGATCCAGAAGGGGGAATAAAATGTTGGTATGATATTCATCCCCTGATAAAAGGAATCACAGAATTTCAGGATGCTTTTACAGAACTTTACCCGTCATATGATGAACTTGGAACTAACTGA